The following proteins are co-located in the Desulfoscipio sp. XC116 genome:
- a CDS encoding Na/Pi cotransporter family protein: MPFSVQDVLFYALGGLGIFLFGIKYMSEGLQNVAGERMREFLEKGTKTPLRGAVTGTLVTALIQSSSGTTVLTVGLVNAGLLTLRQAIGVIMGANIGTTMTAYLIGFKIEHYALPIIAVGAIMLFFIKNKKVANVGQVLFGFGMLFYGMSIMGSGLKPLKDWHVFLDLMTGVESNPVLGVAIGTAFTLIVQSSSATIGVLQELADQGAVTYQQAVPILFGDNIGTTVTALLASIGTTVAARRAALTHTLFNLSGTALFLPLFLLGIFPEFIRLATNYFFVLLPGFEGSWETLNIRMQIAQTHGMFNITNTIIQLPFVSCLAWAVTKLVPGADAQFDIKPRYLEPRLLANPAVALGQATREVLRMGRHASEFFNESLRFFNNPSSKELNPMYLEQKEELINSLDTNITDYLVKLSSSKKMSEDQSNYTQTLLQAVSDLERIGDHADNIVELAIYSVERKIKFSDEASASMQSMAELTGETLGVALKALETGDHFLAKQVIKNEVVIDNLEKEFREGHIMRLNEGICTGTEGSVFLDLLGNMERVGDHSVNIAEYVLGQMGAIERLKVKKASKKIAADESKSRN, translated from the coding sequence ATGCCTTTTTCGGTTCAAGACGTACTGTTTTATGCGCTGGGGGGCCTGGGTATTTTTTTGTTCGGCATTAAATATATGTCTGAAGGTCTACAGAACGTTGCCGGTGAACGCATGCGGGAATTTCTTGAAAAGGGGACCAAAACTCCGCTGCGCGGTGCTGTCACCGGAACTTTGGTTACCGCCCTTATTCAAAGCAGCAGCGGAACCACGGTTTTAACGGTTGGCCTGGTTAATGCCGGGCTGTTAACTTTACGGCAGGCCATTGGCGTAATTATGGGCGCCAACATCGGTACTACTATGACTGCTTATTTGATTGGCTTTAAGATTGAGCACTATGCTTTACCCATTATAGCTGTTGGAGCAATAATGCTGTTTTTTATTAAAAATAAAAAGGTTGCCAATGTAGGACAGGTGCTGTTTGGTTTTGGAATGCTGTTTTACGGTATGAGTATAATGGGTAGTGGTCTTAAACCGTTAAAGGATTGGCATGTTTTTCTTGATTTAATGACCGGTGTGGAAAGTAACCCTGTGTTGGGGGTGGCTATAGGCACGGCTTTTACATTGATTGTGCAAAGCAGCAGCGCTACCATTGGTGTGCTGCAGGAATTGGCGGACCAGGGTGCGGTAACTTATCAGCAGGCCGTACCTATTTTATTTGGCGATAATATTGGCACGACGGTAACCGCTTTATTGGCTTCCATAGGTACCACGGTTGCGGCCCGGCGGGCGGCGCTTACCCATACATTATTTAATTTAAGCGGTACAGCTTTGTTCTTGCCGCTATTTCTGCTGGGCATATTTCCTGAGTTCATTCGATTGGCTACAAACTACTTTTTTGTATTATTGCCGGGTTTTGAAGGTAGCTGGGAAACGCTTAATATTCGTATGCAAATTGCCCAGACGCACGGTATGTTTAATATAACCAACACAATTATCCAACTGCCGTTTGTATCCTGCCTGGCCTGGGCTGTGACTAAATTAGTGCCCGGCGCGGACGCTCAATTTGATATAAAACCGCGCTATTTGGAGCCCCGTCTGCTGGCCAACCCGGCCGTAGCCCTGGGACAGGCTACCAGAGAAGTGCTGCGCATGGGTCGTCATGCCAGCGAATTTTTTAATGAATCCTTGCGGTTCTTTAATAATCCAAGTAGTAAAGAGCTTAATCCCATGTATCTTGAACAGAAGGAGGAATTAATTAACAGTCTTGATACAAATATTACCGATTATCTTGTAAAATTATCTTCCAGTAAAAAAATGAGTGAGGATCAATCTAATTATACCCAAACTTTATTACAGGCAGTTAGTGATCTGGAAAGGATTGGAGACCATGCGGACAATATCGTAGAATTGGCTATTTATAGTGTTGAAAGAAAAATTAAATTTTCAGATGAGGCGTCGGCCAGTATGCAGTCCATGGCCGAGCTTACCGGGGAAACGCTTGGAGTTGCCTTAAAAGCTTTGGAAACTGGTGATCACTTTCTAGCCAAGCAGGTAATTAAAAACGAGGTTGTTATTGATAACTTGGAGAAAGAATTCCGGGAAGGCCATATAATGCGCTTGAACGAAGGTATCTGTACTGGAACTGAAGGCTCGGTATTTCTGGATTTACTGGGCAATATGGAACGGGTTGGAGATCATTCCGTAAATATAGCTGAATATGTGCTTGGACAAATGGGCGCTATAGAACGGTTAAAAGTTAAAAAGGCCAGTAAAAAAATAGCCGCGGATGAAAGTAAGTCAAGAAATTAA
- a CDS encoding PEP-utilizing enzyme: MLYSPGMSTEPMGVFLYAISHAYCSRCHGRGTGYQVDRGPSWTPVFVSIKGLVTEVDGIMTHGAVIAREYGLPAVVDVDNVTKLIKDGQRMNGRVCGNPESEQVRGRFLGSYVLLWYIILKA; this comes from the coding sequence TTGCTTTATTCGCCAGGCATGTCTACCGAGCCAATGGGGGTGTTTTTATATGCTATATCCCACGCATATTGCAGCCGGTGCCATGGCCGGGGCACTGGTTATCAAGTTGACCGCGGTCCCAGTTGGACGCCGGTTTTTGTATCTATCAAAGGCTTGGTGACGGAGGTAGACGGGATTATGACCCATGGTGCTGTTATTGCGAGAGAATACGGCCTTCCGGCAGTTGTAGATGTGGATAACGTCACGAAGTTGATTAAAGATGGGCAGCGAATGAACGGGCGGGTATGTGGAAATCCTGAGTCAGAGCAAGTCAGGGGACGGTTCCTTGGCTCATATGTTTTGTTATGGTATATTATACTAAAAGCATAA
- a CDS encoding cell wall hydrolase yields MRDGNRKTMSLSLNSGLAGILAGIVFVVVLLLAARDLGAGERRSLFWGDRGEDVVQVQKKLKYFNLYNKQVTGFYSFDTVRAVRSFQRQNKIAARGVLDKRTYALLFKATEKDIPKEDVFLLSAIIESEAADEPYLGKVAVGAVIVNRVASAEFPNTLGGVIFQPGAFESVGNGQFGREISTDSHRAARDAWSGQDPTNDALYFWNPAKPVNPWVWQRRQVVQIGRHVFAR; encoded by the coding sequence ATGCGTGACGGCAATAGAAAGACAATGTCTCTGTCGTTAAATTCCGGGTTGGCGGGAATTCTGGCAGGAATAGTTTTTGTTGTGGTATTGCTTCTGGCTGCCCGGGATCTAGGGGCGGGTGAACGACGATCATTGTTTTGGGGTGATCGGGGCGAAGATGTGGTGCAAGTACAAAAAAAATTAAAATATTTCAATTTGTATAATAAGCAGGTGACGGGTTTTTATAGTTTTGATACCGTTCGGGCGGTGCGCAGCTTTCAAAGGCAAAATAAAATTGCCGCGCGGGGTGTTTTGGATAAAAGAACTTATGCTTTGCTGTTTAAAGCGACGGAGAAGGATATTCCCAAGGAAGATGTTTTCCTACTGTCGGCAATTATAGAGAGCGAAGCCGCCGATGAGCCGTATCTGGGCAAAGTTGCCGTTGGGGCGGTGATTGTAAACCGGGTGGCCAGTGCTGAATTTCCAAATACTCTGGGGGGGGTGATATTCCAGCCGGGAGCCTTTGAGTCGGTTGGGAACGGACAATTTGGGCGGGAAATCAGCACTGATTCACACCGGGCGGCCCGGGATGCCTGGTCGGGACAAGATCCGACCAACGATGCCTTATATTTTTGGAATCCGGCCAAGCCTGTTAATCCATGGGTTTGGCAGCGCCGGCAGGTAGTGCAAATAGGCCGTCATGTTTTTGCCCGGTAA
- a CDS encoding NifB/NifX family molybdenum-iron cluster-binding protein: protein MRIALPHESGYINQHFGRSQEFIIVELAGQEITSKKIVSAEQLQHNHEGLAGLLKGEQVDVVIVGGIGARALEPLKEIGLQVITGISGKIEEAVTKYVQGQLSSGSAACCNHHGDHHGHGCNH, encoded by the coding sequence ATGAGAATTGCTTTACCCCATGAGTCCGGTTATATTAACCAGCACTTTGGCAGGAGTCAGGAATTTATAATTGTGGAATTAGCAGGCCAAGAAATAACATCTAAAAAAATTGTTTCAGCCGAACAACTGCAGCACAATCACGAAGGATTGGCCGGGTTGTTAAAAGGCGAACAAGTGGATGTGGTAATAGTGGGTGGAATTGGTGCCCGGGCGCTGGAGCCGTTAAAAGAAATCGGCTTGCAGGTGATTACCGGAATCAGTGGTAAAATTGAAGAAGCGGTAACCAAATATGTGCAGGGGCAATTGTCTTCAGGTTCCGCTGCTTGCTGTAACCATCACGGCGATCATCATGGCCATGGCTGCAACCATTAA
- a CDS encoding HAD-IA family hydrolase: MLKDYVLFDLDGTLLDSLPLIEATFYHVFNQMSIPWEDGAVMKTVGLPLRDACRQFGRERWQELFDSYINHQLTIHDHYIKIFPGALEALAEIRPLVRGMGVVTSKRRMMAERGIAVAGLGHYLDQLVTLEDVEKPKPHAEPVLRGLDKFGANPEQSVFIGDSYYDIESGINAGVTTIGVCWGMASRGELQACSPDFIVDTWSELLAILKG, translated from the coding sequence ATGCTTAAGGATTACGTGCTGTTTGATCTTGACGGTACTTTGCTGGATTCGCTGCCGCTTATTGAGGCCACGTTTTATCATGTATTTAATCAAATGAGCATCCCCTGGGAAGATGGTGCGGTGATGAAAACAGTGGGTTTGCCCCTGCGCGATGCCTGTCGGCAATTTGGCAGGGAAAGATGGCAGGAACTATTTGATAGTTATATAAATCACCAGCTGACGATACATGACCATTATATAAAAATTTTCCCCGGGGCGTTGGAAGCGTTGGCTGAAATAAGACCGCTGGTCAGAGGTATGGGTGTGGTGACCTCCAAGCGACGGATGATGGCGGAGCGCGGTATTGCCGTCGCCGGCTTGGGTCACTACCTGGATCAGCTGGTTACTTTGGAGGATGTGGAGAAACCCAAACCCCACGCTGAGCCCGTGTTGCGGGGTTTGGATAAATTCGGGGCGAATCCGGAGCAGTCGGTATTTATAGGTGACAGTTATTATGATATAGAGTCCGGCATAAACGCCGGGGTGACTACCATAGGAGTATGCTGGGGGATGGCCTCTCGTGGAGAATTACAGGCTTGCAGCCCGGATTTCATTGTTGATACATGGTCCGAGCTGCTTGCGATCTTAAAAGGCTAA
- a CDS encoding transposase gives MDILQEKGREKEYSILAYCLMDNHVHLLIKEGTDQIDRAMKRIGVSYVYYFNKLYERICYLFQDRFRSEPINDERYLMAAVRYIHNNPVKVKMVKEPVGYRWSSYNEYVNKENIGAGLTSREFILKMFSKNLEEAIKQFVIFSGESR, from the coding sequence ATAGATATTTTACAGGAAAAAGGCAGGGAAAAGGAGTACTCAATTCTGGCATACTGTCTGATGGATAATCATGTGCACCTGCTTATAAAAGAAGGGACAGACCAGATAGACAGGGCTATGAAAAGAATAGGCGTAAGCTATGTGTATTACTTCAATAAGCTATACGAGAGAATATGCTATTTGTTTCAGGATAGGTTTAGGAGCGAGCCGATAAATGATGAAAGGTATCTAATGGCTGCTGTCAGGTATATACACAATAATCCGGTAAAGGTAAAAATGGTAAAGGAGCCGGTTGGGTATCGTTGGAGCAGTTATAATGAATATGTAAACAAAGAAAATATAGGCGCAGGTTTAACAAGCAGGGAATTTATACTGAAAATGTTTTCGAAAAACCTGGAAGAGGCAATCAAACAGTTTGTCATATTTTCAGGAGAGAGCAGGTGA
- a CDS encoding YkgJ family cysteine cluster protein, producing MLPLVKLHPAISQAEENNLFDKLNEIYNKLPDMECDRCGTCCTVPNPAFIVEYLNMFRYVNKNMPERWPRFIAGAVRYYFLELVDINQRCPFLDSHNNCQVYEVRPFACRTYGLMGKRDAQGMARRNMEKLVEKYRTEHNIELPREIVEYELPYCEKVRVPNGGNKTPLELIQLLTADIGQLESFFVPMPVVENQFTFIPYVNHLVMSIVSEGARFRRPKVMQEFLAKGRSELLEDYMEKYKSTSF from the coding sequence ATGCTGCCGCTGGTTAAGTTGCATCCGGCTATAAGTCAGGCCGAGGAAAATAATTTGTTTGATAAATTAAATGAAATATATAATAAATTGCCCGATATGGAATGTGACCGCTGTGGTACTTGCTGTACCGTGCCAAATCCGGCATTTATTGTTGAATACTTAAATATGTTTCGTTATGTTAATAAAAATATGCCTGAAAGATGGCCCCGGTTTATTGCCGGTGCCGTGCGCTATTATTTTCTGGAACTGGTGGATATTAATCAGCGCTGCCCTTTCCTGGATAGCCACAATAACTGTCAGGTTTATGAAGTCCGTCCTTTTGCGTGCCGTACTTATGGCTTGATGGGGAAACGTGATGCGCAGGGCATGGCAAGGCGCAATATGGAAAAGCTGGTGGAAAAGTATAGGACGGAACATAATATTGAATTGCCTCGCGAAATAGTGGAATATGAATTGCCTTATTGTGAAAAAGTAAGGGTGCCAAATGGAGGTAATAAAACGCCGCTGGAATTGATTCAGCTCTTAACTGCTGATATTGGGCAGTTGGAATCTTTTTTCGTACCCATGCCTGTAGTGGAAAATCAGTTTACATTTATTCCGTATGTTAATCATCTGGTAATGAGTATTGTGAGCGAAGGGGCCAGGTTCCGGCGTCCAAAAGTAATGCAGGAGTTTTTGGCTAAAGGACGCAGCGAGCTGCTTGAAGACTATATGGAAAAATATAAGAGCACATCATTTTAA
- a CDS encoding helix-turn-helix transcriptional regulator, with protein MDLTGRLKSLREEKSLTQEGLAKTFKISRSAVTKYEAGERRPDPVTLQTFADYYDVSVDYLLGRTDIRETPEKIIESSLQDDPKLLEFWSELKSRKDLQLLFKQVIPMTPEGVKKVIRIIKALEEEPLDKGS; from the coding sequence ATGGATTTAACGGGACGCCTTAAATCATTAAGAGAAGAGAAATCTCTAACTCAAGAAGGTTTAGCGAAGACGTTCAAAATTTCAAGATCAGCTGTAACAAAATATGAAGCCGGTGAACGTCGTCCAGACCCAGTAACTCTCCAAACATTCGCAGATTATTATGATGTTAGCGTCGACTACCTTCTTGGACGGACTGATATTCGCGAAACCCCGGAGAAGATCATCGAATCATCCCTACAAGACGACCCCAAGCTTTTGGAATTCTGGTCTGAGCTTAAAAGCCGGAAAGACCTGCAACTCCTATTTAAACAGGTGATACCCATGACCCCAGAAGGAGTAAAAAAGGTGATCAGGATAATTAAAGCACTTGAAGAAGAACCCTTAGATAAGGGGAGCTGA
- a CDS encoding ABC-F family ATP-binding cassette domain-containing protein translates to MIVLQASHIYKSFGDTRLFSDITLAVREGEKIGLVGRNGAGKTTLLKILTGQLPPDAGEIIRPKALTLGYLAQQGGLQSNRTIWEEMLSVFNHHIASEEKLRSLEMAMGKTEITANPAMLAKISQEYTDLRETFARNGGYEYQAAIRGVLHGLKFSEEYFNISAGRLSGGEKTRLALAKLLLTKPAVLILDEPTNYLDMDTLTWLEKYLQSYPGAILVVSHDRYFLDTVASTVYELEFTRLKRYKGNYSRYLVLKAEELEQQAKQYRKQQEEIARLQEFVKRNIARASTTGRAKSKQKLLEKIKPLEKPQTNDKKINVSMAATQSSGKEVMTVKELKVGYQGHAVASSITFSILRGERVALLGPNGTGKTTLLKTLGGILPSISGSIIEGYHVNIGYYEQEQKHLTGDKQVINELWDEFPQFDEQTVRSILGSFLFSGEDVLKYVIDLSGGEKARLALAKLMCQKANFLMLDEPTSHLDILGNEAMEEALLQYPGTLLFVSHDRYFINKIATRIIELSPEGVNNYLGNFDDYQNKKAVEFKNERHDNENDQISDTKKDYFERKEIQRKQRKKQRRTEELEKLINDTESNIGHLEQQLFLPEVYNDHESYRQKSSALEKLRTKLENYMDEWLELSG, encoded by the coding sequence GTGATAGTATTACAGGCGTCGCACATCTATAAATCCTTTGGCGATACCCGGTTGTTCAGTGACATTACCCTGGCCGTCCGGGAAGGAGAAAAAATCGGGCTGGTGGGAAGAAACGGGGCGGGGAAAACCACCTTACTTAAAATCCTTACCGGGCAGCTTCCCCCCGACGCCGGGGAAATTATTCGTCCCAAAGCACTCACCCTGGGTTACCTGGCCCAACAAGGCGGTCTACAGTCAAACCGTACGATTTGGGAGGAAATGCTTTCAGTATTTAATCACCACATAGCCTCGGAAGAAAAATTACGCAGTCTGGAAATGGCTATGGGAAAGACAGAAATTACAGCCAATCCGGCCATGCTGGCAAAAATCAGCCAAGAATATACCGATTTGCGGGAAACATTTGCCCGAAACGGCGGTTATGAGTATCAGGCTGCCATACGCGGCGTACTGCACGGGCTAAAATTCAGCGAAGAATACTTCAACATATCCGCAGGTCGTCTCAGCGGAGGTGAAAAAACCCGCCTGGCCCTGGCTAAGCTGCTGTTAACCAAGCCCGCAGTATTAATACTGGATGAACCCACCAACTACCTGGATATGGATACCCTGACCTGGCTGGAAAAATACCTGCAATCATACCCGGGCGCTATTTTAGTTGTTTCCCACGACCGTTATTTTTTAGACACTGTTGCAAGTACAGTTTATGAATTGGAGTTTACCCGCCTTAAACGTTACAAAGGCAATTATTCCCGTTATCTTGTTTTAAAAGCCGAGGAATTGGAACAGCAAGCTAAACAATACCGCAAACAACAAGAGGAAATAGCCCGACTTCAGGAATTCGTCAAGCGCAATATCGCCCGCGCCTCCACCACCGGAAGGGCTAAAAGCAAACAAAAATTGCTGGAGAAAATTAAACCGTTGGAAAAACCGCAAACAAACGACAAAAAAATTAATGTATCTATGGCCGCCACTCAATCCAGCGGCAAAGAGGTAATGACAGTTAAAGAATTAAAGGTAGGTTATCAAGGCCATGCGGTAGCCAGCAGTATAACCTTTTCCATTTTAAGGGGTGAGCGGGTGGCGCTACTGGGCCCGAACGGTACCGGTAAGACCACGCTGCTTAAAACACTGGGAGGGATATTACCATCTATATCGGGCTCAATAATCGAAGGTTATCATGTTAATATTGGTTATTATGAGCAGGAGCAGAAACATCTGACGGGCGATAAACAGGTTATTAACGAACTGTGGGATGAATTTCCCCAATTTGATGAACAGACCGTGCGTTCTATTTTAGGAAGTTTTTTATTTAGCGGAGAAGATGTCTTAAAATACGTAATTGACTTAAGCGGCGGTGAAAAAGCCAGGCTTGCCCTGGCTAAGCTTATGTGCCAAAAGGCTAATTTTTTAATGCTGGACGAGCCCACCAGTCATTTGGACATATTGGGCAACGAAGCCATGGAAGAGGCGTTACTGCAATACCCGGGCACATTACTATTTGTTTCTCATGACCGCTACTTTATAAACAAAATAGCCACCCGGATCATTGAGCTGTCCCCGGAGGGCGTAAACAATTATTTGGGTAATTTCGATGATTATCAAAACAAAAAAGCCGTCGAATTTAAAAACGAGCGGCACGATAATGAGAACGACCAAATCAGTGATACTAAAAAGGATTATTTTGAGCGCAAGGAAATACAGCGCAAACAGCGCAAAAAACAACGCCGTACGGAGGAACTGGAAAAACTAATCAACGACACGGAATCGAACATTGGCCATTTGGAACAGCAGCTATTTTTGCCGGAAGTATATAACGATCATGAATCCTACCGGCAGAAAAGCTCCGCGCTGGAAAAACTTCGCACAAAACTGGAGAACTACATGGACGAGTGGTTGGAGCTATCCGGATAA
- a CDS encoding TusE/DsrC/DsvC family sulfur relay protein, with translation MAFLEVDGKQIELDEDGFVLNPDEWTDSVATSFAEGEGIKELTDDHWKVIHYLRDYYKQFQVAPMVRKMCKQTGYSLKQIYELFPSGPAKGACKLAGLPKPTGCV, from the coding sequence ATGGCTTTTCTTGAAGTAGATGGAAAGCAAATTGAGCTTGATGAGGACGGTTTTGTTCTTAACCCCGACGAGTGGACTGATAGCGTAGCAACATCTTTTGCCGAAGGCGAAGGTATTAAGGAACTCACTGACGATCACTGGAAAGTAATCCACTATCTGCGTGATTACTACAAACAGTTCCAAGTTGCTCCAATGGTAAGGAAAATGTGTAAACAAACCGGTTATAGCCTGAAACAAATTTATGAACTTTTCCCGTCCGGTCCGGCAAAAGGCGCCTGCAAATTAGCCGGCTTGCCCAAGCCTACCGGTTGTGTATAA
- a CDS encoding nucleotidyltransferase domain-containing protein: MEHAITKLINIDPLWPQVLASVHAAVPETKAIVCYGSRVGGCANDDSDYDIIIVTAQQWPWSKQIRLEQDLSQVVGKDVDARVISAKGLRDLRLMDPHVHFALATGIIVGESEIVDGHAPLALNGILNMLENVELELEDLDLYEGQDTRIEQLRKCVRDLIVIGQILKGNYSTRTYHERINETLGNVDADDEQRLLQIVRNMLRVIKGHVGHMPVNNSDRYLEVIINS, from the coding sequence ATGGAACATGCAATTACTAAACTGATTAACATTGATCCACTGTGGCCCCAAGTATTAGCATCTGTACACGCTGCCGTTCCAGAAACAAAAGCTATTGTGTGTTACGGCTCCCGTGTAGGCGGGTGCGCTAACGACGACAGTGATTATGATATTATTATCGTAACAGCACAACAATGGCCCTGGTCTAAGCAAATCAGGCTGGAGCAAGATTTGTCCCAGGTGGTAGGCAAAGACGTAGATGCTCGGGTTATTTCTGCTAAGGGGCTGCGCGATTTACGATTAATGGATCCTCATGTGCATTTCGCCCTGGCCACCGGCATAATTGTTGGTGAAAGCGAAATTGTAGACGGTCACGCACCCCTTGCTTTGAACGGAATACTTAACATGTTGGAAAATGTTGAACTTGAGCTGGAGGATCTGGACTTATATGAGGGACAAGATACAAGAATCGAACAACTACGCAAGTGCGTGCGGGATCTTATCGTTATTGGACAGATTCTTAAAGGGAACTATTCAACTCGAACCTATCACGAAAGGATAAACGAGACACTTGGGAATGTTGATGCCGATGATGAGCAGCGGTTACTACAAATTGTAAGGAACATGCTGAGAGTAATTAAGGGGCATGTCGGGCACATGCCTGTCAATAATAGCGACCGATACCTGGAGGTGATTATTAATAGTTAG